The Desulfovibrio sp. Fe33 genome includes a window with the following:
- the sppA gene encoding signal peptide peptidase SppA produces the protein MPSRILAALALLFLLLPGCAPKIKIFASQATEPLKEYVVDGEGEGKVALIHLRGFLTTQPARGMLRSQPSPVQELVNNLKLAETDDQVGAVVVAIDSPGGTATASDVIYHELTAFKERTGKPVIAAMFDVAASGGYYAALPADWIMAHPTTITGSVGVVFMRPKVSGLMDKVGVDMEVSKSGRDKDMGSPFRPSTDEEKALFQAIIDDMAGRFYALVQEHRHLAPADLETVKTARVFTANQALSLGLVDQVGYIQDAFAKARSLAGLPEDSLVVTYRRDLYPDDNPYNTLDSAEPYKPNLLGVDTSFLMPPRAGFCYVWEGGVTR, from the coding sequence ATGCCGTCCCGAATCCTGGCCGCGCTGGCCTTACTGTTTCTTTTGCTCCCGGGCTGTGCGCCCAAGATCAAGATTTTCGCCTCCCAGGCCACGGAACCCCTCAAGGAGTACGTGGTGGACGGCGAGGGTGAAGGGAAGGTCGCACTGATCCACCTTCGCGGTTTCCTGACCACCCAACCGGCACGGGGGATGCTCCGCTCCCAGCCCAGCCCGGTGCAGGAGCTTGTCAACAACCTCAAGCTGGCCGAGACCGACGACCAGGTGGGCGCGGTGGTCGTGGCCATCGACTCCCCGGGCGGCACCGCCACAGCCTCGGACGTCATCTATCACGAGCTGACCGCCTTCAAGGAGCGGACGGGCAAGCCCGTGATCGCGGCCATGTTCGACGTGGCAGCCTCGGGCGGCTATTACGCGGCCCTCCCCGCCGACTGGATCATGGCACACCCGACCACCATCACCGGCTCCGTGGGCGTGGTCTTCATGCGGCCCAAGGTGAGCGGCCTGATGGACAAGGTCGGCGTGGATATGGAAGTCTCCAAATCCGGCCGGGACAAGGACATGGGGTCTCCCTTCCGGCCTTCAACCGATGAGGAAAAAGCCCTGTTCCAGGCGATAATCGACGATATGGCCGGACGGTTTTACGCGCTGGTCCAGGAGCATCGCCACCTGGCCCCGGCTGACCTCGAAACGGTCAAGACCGCCCGCGTGTTCACCGCGAACCAGGCCCTTTCCCTCGGGCTCGTCGACCAGGTCGGATACATCCAGGACGCCTTCGCCAAGGCCCGCTCCCTGGCAGGACTCCCCGAGGACAGCCTTGTGGTGACCTACCGCCGCGACCTCTATCCCGACGACAACCCATACAACACCCTCGATTCCGCCGAACCGTACAAGCCGAACCTCCTGGGGGTGGATACCTCCTTCCTCATGCCCCCGAGGGCCGGATTCTGCTACGTCTGGGAAGGAGGCGTCACGCGGTAG
- a CDS encoding adenosylcobinamide-GDP ribazoletransferase gives MLRDFVDTLGFLTRLAPARVISEPAMNRCMRWMAPAGLVLGVVIVLPLWLGLFGNSPWIQAWLMVAASIYLTRGLHMDGLADVCDAVTTHTDPVRFWEVVKDSHTGAFGAMGLVMAAAGQILLFHTMLSRGEYWAAAWVFVLGRAAAVWLGYHVRHLVRPGLGKLYVDGATLGVALATTLFAFVTGLVMAGFAATLASTVIATAVLLGLFRLADKVGGANGDFLGCAVILGELAAGLGFALVA, from the coding sequence ATGCTGCGAGACTTCGTCGACACCCTCGGTTTCCTGACCCGGCTGGCCCCGGCCAGGGTCATTTCCGAACCGGCCATGAACAGGTGTATGCGCTGGATGGCCCCGGCGGGTCTGGTCCTCGGCGTGGTCATCGTCCTGCCCCTGTGGCTCGGCCTGTTCGGAAACTCCCCCTGGATTCAGGCGTGGCTCATGGTGGCGGCCTCCATCTATCTCACGCGCGGTTTGCATATGGACGGCCTGGCCGACGTATGCGACGCGGTGACCACGCACACCGACCCCGTGCGGTTCTGGGAAGTGGTCAAGGACAGCCATACCGGCGCATTCGGCGCCATGGGCCTGGTCATGGCCGCGGCCGGTCAGATTCTCCTCTTCCACACCATGCTCTCCCGAGGCGAATATTGGGCCGCCGCCTGGGTCTTCGTCCTGGGCAGGGCCGCCGCGGTCTGGCTCGGCTACCACGTGCGCCATCTGGTCCGTCCCGGCCTGGGCAAGCTGTACGTCGACGGAGCAACCCTCGGCGTGGCCCTGGCCACCACCCTTTTCGCCTTCGTGACCGGACTGGTCATGGCCGGGTTCGCCGCAACCCTGGCCTCCACGGTCATCGCCACGGCGGTCCTGCTCGGCCTGTTCCGGCTGGCGGACAAGGTCGGCGGCGCGAACGGCGATTTCCTAGGCTGCGCCGTGATCCTCGGAGAACTGGCCGCCGGACTCGGATTCGCCCTGGTCGCCTGA
- a CDS encoding SAM hydrolase/SAM-dependent halogenase family protein, with protein sequence MIFATEKKDAPPPRTIGLISDFGLTDPYVGQVKAVLARKAPNCPVVDISHDVAPYNVAQAGFFLAASYEHFPADAVILAVVDPGVGTDRRIACLQIGNRLLVAPDNGLLTLALNRAWSEVRAFDLSRAMDAPEKVSHTFHGRDVFAPLAAWLALGGRPEGIGPEIAPADLVTRTWSQPEFGPGRVRTHVLHIDRFGNCVLNLEAGGMGTPEGLRMESPAGGPLAYAARYADMPEGEPGLLEGSQGFLELAVNQRSAAKRFGLSMGDPVELAWEA encoded by the coding sequence ATGATTTTCGCCACCGAAAAGAAGGACGCTCCGCCGCCCCGGACCATCGGTCTGATTTCGGACTTCGGCCTGACAGACCCCTATGTGGGCCAGGTCAAGGCGGTCCTGGCGCGCAAGGCCCCCAACTGCCCGGTGGTGGACATCTCCCACGACGTAGCCCCCTACAACGTGGCCCAGGCCGGATTTTTCCTGGCCGCCAGCTACGAACATTTTCCGGCGGACGCGGTCATCCTCGCCGTGGTCGATCCCGGCGTGGGCACGGACCGGCGCATAGCCTGCCTCCAGATCGGCAACCGGCTGCTGGTGGCCCCGGACAACGGGCTGCTCACCCTGGCCCTGAACCGCGCATGGTCCGAGGTGCGCGCCTTCGATCTTTCCAGGGCCATGGACGCGCCCGAAAAGGTATCGCACACCTTCCACGGCAGGGACGTCTTCGCTCCGCTGGCCGCGTGGCTCGCCCTGGGCGGCAGGCCCGAAGGCATCGGGCCGGAGATCGCCCCGGCCGACCTGGTCACGCGCACATGGTCCCAGCCGGAATTCGGCCCGGGCAGGGTGCGCACGCACGTGCTGCACATCGATCGTTTCGGCAATTGCGTACTCAACCTGGAAGCGGGCGGCATGGGCACCCCCGAAGGGCTGCGCATGGAGTCCCCGGCGGGTGGCCCCCTGGCCTACGCGGCACGGTATGCGGACATGCCCGAGGGTGAACCGGGCCTGCTCGAAGGCAGCCAGGGTTTTCTTGAACTCGCCGTGAACCAACGGTCCGCGGCCAAGCGTTTCGGCCTGTCCATGGGAGACCCCGTGGAGCTGGCCTGGGAGGCATGA
- a CDS encoding YitT family protein, translating into MTNTFKDKLRAMTFGVPWNLALLTLGSFLIAFSVKAIAVPHGLLTGGMSGIALLCYYAFGGLSTGQWYFALNLPVFVLGWVFVSKRFFLYSLYGMVVSSVFIDVIPYSLHMDDIWLAVITGGGIMGAGVGIALRSLGSTGGSDILAVICKEKFNMSMGSFEFWFNMIGFVAGFIYLDMNIVFYSIAMTFVIAFGIEYVLGMFSERKMVMIVSEHHAAINAAILIDLDRGVTILEGTGGYTGEERKVIMTMVSSIQLKELEELVYTIDPNAFFIMGSGFHVQGQGFSSRKVY; encoded by the coding sequence ATGACCAATACCTTCAAGGACAAGCTGCGCGCCATGACTTTCGGCGTGCCGTGGAACCTCGCCCTGCTAACCCTGGGCTCATTTCTCATCGCCTTCTCGGTCAAGGCCATCGCCGTGCCGCACGGCCTGCTGACCGGCGGCATGTCGGGCATCGCGCTGCTGTGCTACTACGCCTTCGGCGGATTGAGCACGGGCCAGTGGTATTTCGCCCTGAACCTGCCCGTGTTCGTCCTCGGCTGGGTATTCGTCAGCAAGCGGTTCTTCCTCTATTCCCTTTACGGAATGGTCGTCTCCTCGGTCTTCATCGACGTCATTCCCTACTCCCTGCACATGGACGACATCTGGCTGGCCGTCATCACGGGCGGCGGGATCATGGGCGCGGGCGTGGGCATCGCGCTCCGTTCGCTCGGCTCCACCGGCGGATCGGACATCCTGGCCGTGATCTGCAAGGAGAAGTTCAACATGTCCATGGGCTCCTTCGAATTCTGGTTCAACATGATCGGTTTCGTGGCGGGCTTCATCTATCTGGACATGAACATCGTCTTTTATTCCATCGCCATGACCTTCGTCATCGCCTTCGGCATCGAATACGTGCTGGGCATGTTCTCTGAGCGCAAGATGGTCATGATCGTCTCGGAGCACCACGCCGCCATCAACGCGGCCATCCTGATCGACCTGGACCGGGGCGTGACCATCCTGGAAGGCACGGGCGGATACACGGGCGAAGAGCGCAAGGTAATCATGACCATGGTCTCGTCCATCCAGCTCAAGGAGCTTGAGGAGCTGGTCTACACCATCGACCCGAACGCGTTTTTCATCATGGGCTCAGGCTTCCACGTCCAGGGCCAGGGATTCTCGTCGAGGAAGGTGTATTAG
- a CDS encoding PocR ligand-binding domain-containing protein has translation MTLKDLVSEEELAKLQQELHDRFGLNADIMDGDGHRLLGNTWGNALCRAIRDDDKGFGAICATAGQMFTQLLKKGEPFVEYCDGGMVRVSVPVVVEGEVVGGVGGCGLVPADEEVDEFTIGMMSGLSEEDIAEKAKTVRTVTEEQLAEIQAFITKRIEGLLK, from the coding sequence ATGACACTCAAGGATCTCGTATCGGAAGAGGAGCTGGCCAAGCTCCAGCAGGAACTGCATGACCGCTTCGGCCTGAACGCCGACATCATGGACGGCGACGGCCACCGGCTGCTCGGCAATACCTGGGGAAACGCCCTGTGCCGGGCCATCCGCGACGATGACAAGGGCTTCGGCGCCATCTGCGCCACCGCCGGACAGATGTTCACCCAATTGCTCAAGAAGGGCGAGCCGTTCGTCGAATACTGCGACGGCGGCATGGTCCGCGTGAGCGTGCCCGTGGTCGTCGAAGGCGAGGTCGTCGGCGGCGTGGGCGGCTGCGGCCTGGTCCCCGCCGACGAAGAGGTGGACGAGTTCACCATAGGCATGATGAGCGGCCTGAGCGAAGAGGATATCGCCGAAAAAGCCAAGACCGTGCGGACCGTCACCGAAGAACAACTGGCCGAAATCCAGGCGTTTATCACCAAACGGATCGAAGGATTGCTAAAATAG
- the lepA gene encoding translation elongation factor 4, with product MSKIDKIRNFSIIAHIDHGKSTLADRILEITGMVGDREKKDQYLDKMELERERGITIKAQTVRIPYTDHDGTKYILNLIDTPGHVDFSYEVSRSLAACEGALLVVDATQGVEAQTLANVYLALDNDLEVIPVLNKIDLPSADPERIAHEIEDVIGLDCSHPIMVSAKTGKNVEEVLDAVVNLLPPPKGDPDAPLKALIFDSWYDSYQGVVVLFRIIDGTLKKGRRIKIHSSGKTFEVTRLGAFMPEAQDIKEMGPGEVGFLCASMKELGDAPVGDTITLADNPVATPYPGFKPVKPMVFSGLYPVEPSEYETLKAALEKLQLNDAAFTYEPETSQALGFGFRCGFLGLLHIEIIQERLEREFEARLITTAPSVIYEVLTVTDEELTIDNPSKLPDPTRIKAIREPFVRLEVHVPNEYVGAVLALCEEKRGIQKNIAYITSTRVVITYEIPFAEVMYDFFDKLKSSTKGYASLDYEVIDYREADLVRLDILINGDPVDAFSCIVHRENSARIGRSLALKLKRSIPRQMFEVVIQAAIGNKIVAKERNAPFRKDVTAKCYGGDITRKRKLLEKQKEGKKRMRRMGNVEIPQEAFLSVLKADED from the coding sequence ATGAGCAAGATCGATAAAATACGCAATTTCAGCATCATTGCCCACATCGACCACGGCAAGTCCACGTTGGCTGACCGCATTCTCGAAATCACCGGCATGGTCGGCGACCGCGAGAAAAAGGACCAGTACCTGGACAAGATGGAGCTGGAGCGCGAGCGCGGCATCACCATCAAGGCGCAGACCGTGCGCATCCCGTACACCGATCACGACGGGACGAAGTACATCCTCAACCTTATCGACACGCCCGGCCACGTGGACTTCTCCTATGAGGTCTCGCGGTCTCTGGCGGCCTGTGAAGGCGCGCTGCTGGTGGTGGACGCCACTCAGGGCGTCGAGGCCCAGACCCTGGCCAACGTGTATCTGGCCCTGGACAATGACCTTGAGGTCATCCCGGTGCTGAACAAGATAGATCTGCCCAGCGCCGATCCCGAGCGCATCGCGCACGAAATCGAGGACGTCATCGGCCTGGACTGCTCCCACCCGATCATGGTTTCGGCCAAGACCGGCAAGAACGTGGAGGAGGTCCTGGACGCGGTCGTCAATCTGCTGCCGCCGCCCAAGGGCGATCCCGACGCGCCTCTCAAGGCGCTTATCTTCGATTCCTGGTACGACTCCTATCAGGGCGTGGTGGTCCTTTTCCGGATCATCGACGGCACGCTGAAGAAGGGCAGGCGCATCAAGATCCATTCGAGCGGGAAGACCTTCGAAGTCACCCGGCTGGGCGCGTTCATGCCCGAGGCCCAGGACATCAAGGAAATGGGGCCCGGCGAGGTTGGCTTCCTGTGCGCTTCCATGAAGGAGCTCGGCGACGCGCCCGTGGGCGACACCATCACCCTGGCCGACAACCCGGTGGCAACGCCGTATCCCGGCTTCAAGCCGGTCAAGCCCATGGTCTTTTCGGGGTTGTACCCGGTGGAGCCTTCCGAATACGAGACCCTCAAGGCTGCTCTGGAGAAGCTCCAGCTCAACGATGCGGCCTTCACCTACGAGCCGGAGACCTCCCAGGCCCTCGGTTTCGGGTTCCGTTGCGGCTTCCTGGGCCTTCTGCACATCGAGATCATCCAGGAGCGGCTTGAGCGCGAGTTCGAGGCCCGGCTGATAACCACGGCTCCGTCGGTTATTTACGAGGTCCTCACCGTGACCGACGAGGAGTTGACCATCGACAACCCGTCCAAGCTGCCGGACCCGACCCGCATCAAAGCCATCCGCGAGCCGTTCGTGCGCCTGGAAGTGCACGTGCCCAACGAGTACGTGGGCGCGGTGCTCGCCTTGTGCGAGGAGAAGCGGGGCATCCAGAAGAACATCGCCTACATCACCTCCACGCGCGTAGTCATCACCTACGAGATACCGTTCGCCGAGGTCATGTACGACTTCTTCGACAAGCTCAAATCCTCCACCAAGGGGTACGCTTCACTCGACTACGAGGTCATCGACTACCGCGAGGCCGACCTGGTCAGGCTGGACATCCTTATCAACGGCGATCCCGTGGACGCCTTCTCCTGCATCGTGCATCGGGAAAATTCCGCCCGCATCGGCCGCTCGCTCGCACTGAAGCTCAAGCGCAGCATACCGCGCCAGATGTTCGAGGTGGTCATTCAGGCCGCCATCGGCAACAAGATCGTTGCCAAGGAACGCAACGCCCCCTTCCGTAAGGACGTTACCGCCAAGTGCTACGGCGGCGACATCACCCGGAAGCGCAAGTTGCTGGAAAAGCAGAAAGAGGGAAAGAAGCGTATGCGCCGCATGGGCAACGTGGAAATTCCCCAGGAAGCGTTCCTGTCCGTACTGAAAGCCGATGAGGACTAG
- the lepB gene encoding signal peptidase I, translating into MTQSSLKSFRDTLEAIVVALLLAFVIRAFIVQAFKIPSGSMLETLQIGDHLLVSKFAYDVRLPSNIWLDTTDGKVLMKTGDPQRGDIVVFLFPEDESKDFIKRVIGLPGETLEVRNKVVYINGRALDEPYVLHTKADTLPVRDNFGPVVIPQGEYFVMGDNREGSYDSRWWGTVKRSKIVGKALVIYWSWGSVTDIRFNRIGTLLN; encoded by the coding sequence ATGACTCAAAGCTCGCTCAAATCCTTTCGTGATACCCTTGAGGCCATTGTGGTGGCCCTTCTTCTGGCCTTCGTCATCCGCGCCTTCATCGTTCAGGCGTTTAAGATCCCGTCCGGGTCCATGCTTGAAACTCTCCAGATCGGCGATCACCTGCTGGTCTCCAAGTTCGCCTATGACGTCCGCCTGCCTTCCAATATCTGGCTCGACACCACCGACGGCAAGGTGTTGATGAAGACCGGCGACCCGCAGCGCGGCGACATCGTCGTCTTCCTGTTCCCGGAGGACGAATCCAAGGACTTCATCAAGCGGGTTATCGGCCTGCCGGGCGAGACCCTGGAAGTGCGCAACAAGGTGGTCTACATCAACGGCCGCGCCCTGGACGAGCCCTACGTGCTCCACACCAAGGCCGACACCCTGCCCGTGCGCGACAATTTCGGGCCGGTGGTCATTCCCCAGGGCGAGTACTTCGTCATGGGCGACAACCGCGAAGGCTCCTACGACTCGCGCTGGTGGGGGACGGTCAAGCGCAGCAAGATCGTCGGCAAGGCCCTGGTCATCTACTGGTCCTGGGGCTCCGTCACCGATATCCGCTTCAACCGGATCGGAACCCTGCTGAACTAG
- a CDS encoding LytR/AlgR family response regulator transcription factor, which translates to MNKVIRTILVDDEPPAQDELSYLLSSHEDIDVVGTAGNAADAVEAIASKRPDLVFLDIQMPGRDGFSVLRDVMAMERHPLVIFVTAFDEYAIRAFEENAVDYILKPVDTRRLADSLDRVRKRLAASETRESSEVLRKLLAGAGIKPGVTRISVEHGGRNILLSPKEIVYFNYENRRVHAGTRDNLYPCACDATLDRLEERLEGFPFFRANRSQLVNLALVRTYAPWFNGKYVLTMGDRAETEIIVSKARVRPFKDAMEL; encoded by the coding sequence ATGAACAAGGTCATACGAACCATATTGGTGGACGACGAGCCCCCGGCCCAGGACGAACTCAGTTACCTGCTTTCGTCGCACGAGGATATCGACGTGGTCGGCACGGCGGGCAACGCCGCCGACGCGGTCGAGGCCATCGCTTCCAAACGGCCCGATCTGGTCTTTCTGGACATCCAGATGCCGGGGCGGGACGGGTTCTCGGTGCTCAGGGACGTCATGGCCATGGAGCGGCACCCCCTGGTGATTTTCGTTACGGCTTTCGACGAGTACGCCATCCGCGCCTTCGAGGAGAACGCGGTGGACTACATTCTCAAGCCTGTGGACACCAGGCGGCTGGCGGACAGTCTCGACAGGGTCCGCAAAAGGCTGGCGGCCAGCGAGACCCGGGAGTCGAGCGAGGTCCTGCGCAAGCTGCTGGCGGGCGCGGGCATCAAGCCAGGAGTGACGCGTATCAGCGTGGAGCACGGGGGGCGCAACATCCTCCTGAGCCCCAAGGAGATCGTCTACTTCAACTATGAGAACCGCAGGGTTCACGCCGGAACGCGCGACAACCTATACCCGTGCGCCTGCGACGCGACCCTGGACCGCCTGGAAGAGCGTCTGGAGGGATTCCCCTTTTTCCGGGCCAACCGGTCCCAACTGGTCAACCTGGCGCTGGTGCGGACCTACGCGCCGTGGTTCAACGGCAAGTACGTCCTGACCATGGGCGACCGCGCCGAGACCGAGATCATCGTCAGCAAGGCGCGGGTGCGTCCCTTCAAGGACGCCATGGAACTGTAG
- a CDS encoding LytS/YhcK type 5TM receptor domain-containing protein: protein MNTFEIILTLAERFGLMVGLVLLFLTIMPVRRMQFTGESSRLRTFLVTVLFGLLGILGTYTGNAVFDSVANLRAMVVISGGLFGGPVVGIGAGLIAGVHRILFDLHGFSAYPCGIATAIEGFAAGMVALRFGVGAMNWRAAAGLAFAGEAMHMGLVLLMSKPFPEAWELVKLIAPPMLLVNAFGAALFVEVINLYSRDRDRRESLHAQIILDIANMAVSYLRLGLSLETAAATAEIIYTRVGVAAVAITDTRDVLAHVGAGADHHTAGREIRTNATREVLRTDRPAFLHSAEAIGCNDPACPMTAAIIVPLKKNNEIVGTLKFYGSRERPLNVTLFEVAIGLANLFSTQVELEDIQIKEQMLAHAEIRRLHSQINPHFLFNSLNTIASFCRTNSERARELLMDLSLYMRRNLDLSRGFIPLGEELEQVRSYLAIEKARFGDRIQVEDEVEEGCENWPIPPLIIQPLVENAIRHGVLGRERGGTVKVRAWRENGHLEISVADDGVGMDRATLDRVLNPDCVDSAVGGIGMRNCLSRMEHIYGRQFAPKVDSVPGKGTTIVLQVPARH, encoded by the coding sequence GTGAACACTTTTGAAATCATTTTGACTCTGGCCGAGCGGTTCGGCCTCATGGTGGGTCTGGTCCTGCTGTTCCTGACCATAATGCCCGTTCGCCGGATGCAGTTCACGGGCGAGAGTTCCCGGTTGCGCACCTTCCTGGTGACCGTCCTTTTCGGCCTGCTCGGCATCCTCGGCACCTACACCGGCAACGCGGTCTTCGATTCCGTGGCCAACCTGCGGGCCATGGTGGTCATCTCGGGCGGCCTGTTCGGCGGCCCCGTGGTGGGCATCGGCGCGGGGCTCATCGCCGGGGTTCACCGTATCCTTTTCGACCTGCACGGGTTCAGCGCCTATCCCTGCGGCATCGCCACGGCCATCGAGGGATTCGCGGCGGGCATGGTGGCCCTGCGGTTCGGCGTGGGGGCCATGAACTGGCGGGCGGCCGCCGGACTGGCCTTTGCGGGCGAGGCCATGCACATGGGGCTGGTCCTGCTCATGTCCAAGCCCTTTCCCGAGGCGTGGGAGCTGGTCAAGCTCATCGCCCCGCCCATGCTCCTGGTCAACGCGTTCGGCGCGGCCCTGTTCGTGGAGGTCATCAATCTGTATTCCCGCGACCGCGACCGGCGGGAATCCCTTCATGCGCAGATCATTCTCGATATCGCCAACATGGCGGTCAGCTATTTGCGCCTCGGCCTTTCCCTGGAAACCGCCGCGGCCACGGCCGAGATCATCTATACCCGGGTGGGAGTGGCGGCCGTGGCCATCACGGACACCCGCGACGTCCTGGCCCACGTGGGGGCCGGAGCCGACCACCATACGGCCGGGCGCGAGATCCGCACCAACGCCACCCGCGAGGTTCTTCGGACGGACCGTCCCGCCTTCCTGCACAGCGCCGAGGCCATCGGCTGCAACGACCCGGCCTGCCCCATGACGGCGGCCATCATCGTTCCGCTCAAGAAGAACAACGAGATTGTCGGCACCCTCAAGTTTTACGGCAGCCGCGAGCGGCCCCTCAACGTCACTCTTTTCGAAGTGGCCATCGGCCTGGCGAACCTCTTTTCCACCCAGGTGGAGCTGGAGGACATTCAGATCAAGGAACAGATGCTGGCCCATGCCGAGATTCGCAGGCTGCATTCCCAGATCAACCCGCATTTCCTGTTCAATTCCCTGAACACCATCGCCTCGTTCTGCCGGACCAACTCGGAGCGGGCCAGGGAGCTGCTCATGGACCTGTCGCTGTACATGCGCCGCAACCTGGACCTGAGCCGGGGATTCATTCCGTTGGGCGAGGAACTGGAGCAGGTCCGTTCCTATCTGGCCATCGAAAAGGCCCGCTTCGGCGACCGCATCCAGGTGGAGGACGAGGTGGAGGAGGGGTGCGAAAACTGGCCCATCCCGCCGCTGATCATCCAGCCCCTGGTGGAGAACGCCATCCGGCACGGTGTACTCGGCCGGGAGCGGGGCGGTACGGTCAAGGTCCGCGCCTGGCGTGAAAACGGCCATCTTGAAATCAGCGTGGCCGACGACGGCGTGGGCATGGACCGCGCCACCCTTGACCGGGTTCTGAACCCCGACTGCGTCGATTCCGCCGTGGGCGGCATCGGGATGCGCAACTGCCTGAGCCGCATGGAGCATATCTACGGCCGCCAGTTCGCACCCAAGGTGGACAGCGTTCCCGGCAAGGGAACCACCATCGTGCTCCAGGTGCCCGCCCGGCACTGA
- a CDS encoding carbon starvation CstA family protein, with amino-acid sequence MLFFFGCVGLLIAGYFIYGTFVDRVFGSDENRVTPAVAMADGIDYMVMPKWKIIFIQVLDIAGIGPIFGPILGALYGPVAMIWIVIGCIFGGAVHDYFSGMLSVRNNGASIPEVVGEYLGMSARQVMRLFSFILLMLVGVVFVLSPAKLLNGLTGIDTGLLVMAIFAYYFLATILPIDKIIGRIYPLLGFLLLAMTVSLFVALMLSSHEVLPNLAFSNMHPGDKPIWPLLFITISCSAISGFHSTQSPLMARCVANERQGRAVFYGSMIIEGIIGLVWCALGISFYDNPQALSSVIAAGSPSAVVAEVSRSLLGTVGGGLAILAVIVLPITSGDTAFRSTRLIVAETFKVKQDAAVKRLMISIPLFVIGYVISTQNFSTIWRYFGFSNQCLSALVLWTSAAYLAQRGKLHWIATIPAVFMTAVCVTFIANAQIGFGLSYDTSVIIGLVGAAALFAAFLFKFVFSGKTVAETSA; translated from the coding sequence ATGCTTTTCTTTTTCGGATGCGTAGGCCTGCTCATCGCGGGATATTTCATCTACGGCACGTTCGTGGATCGCGTTTTCGGTTCTGACGAGAACCGCGTCACCCCGGCCGTGGCCATGGCCGACGGCATCGACTACATGGTCATGCCCAAATGGAAGATCATCTTCATCCAGGTGCTGGATATCGCGGGCATCGGCCCCATCTTCGGCCCCATCCTGGGCGCGCTCTACGGCCCCGTGGCCATGATCTGGATCGTCATCGGCTGTATTTTCGGCGGCGCGGTGCACGACTATTTCTCCGGAATGCTTTCCGTGCGCAACAACGGCGCGTCCATTCCCGAGGTGGTCGGCGAGTATCTCGGCATGTCGGCCCGCCAGGTCATGCGCCTGTTCTCCTTCATCCTGCTCATGCTGGTCGGCGTGGTCTTCGTGCTCTCCCCGGCCAAGTTGCTCAACGGTTTGACCGGCATCGACACCGGCCTGCTGGTCATGGCCATCTTCGCCTACTACTTCCTGGCGACCATCCTGCCCATCGACAAGATCATCGGCCGCATCTATCCATTGCTCGGATTCCTGCTCCTGGCCATGACCGTGTCCCTGTTCGTCGCCCTGATGCTCTCCAGCCACGAAGTGCTGCCCAACCTGGCCTTCAGCAACATGCACCCCGGCGACAAGCCCATCTGGCCGCTGCTCTTCATCACCATTTCGTGCAGCGCCATCTCCGGTTTCCACTCCACCCAGTCCCCGCTCATGGCCCGCTGCGTCGCGAATGAGCGCCAGGGCCGAGCCGTGTTCTACGGCTCCATGATCATCGAAGGCATCATCGGCCTGGTTTGGTGCGCGCTGGGCATTTCCTTCTACGACAATCCCCAGGCCCTGTCCTCGGTCATCGCCGCAGGCTCCCCTTCCGCGGTCGTCGCCGAAGTCTCCCGCTCCCTGCTCGGCACCGTCGGCGGCGGTTTGGCCATCCTGGCCGTCATCGTCCTGCCCATCACCAGCGGCGACACCGCGTTCCGGTCCACCCGCCTGATCGTGGCCGAGACCTTCAAGGTCAAGCAGGACGCCGCCGTCAAGCGGTTGATGATCTCCATTCCGTTGTTCGTCATCGGCTATGTCATCTCCACCCAGAACTTCTCGACCATCTGGCGGTACTTCGGCTTCTCCAACCAGTGCCTGAGCGCCCTGGTCCTGTGGACCTCCGCCGCCTACCTGGCGCAGCGCGGCAAGCTGCACTGGATCGCCACCATCCCGGCCGTCTTCATGACCGCTGTCTGCGTGACCTTCATCGCCAACGCCCAGATCGGTTTCGGATTGTCCTACGACACCTCCGTGATCATCGGCCTGGTGGGTGCCGCCGCGCTCTTCGCGGCCTTCCTCTTCAAGTTCGTCTTCTCCGGCAAGACCGTGGCAGAAACCTCCGCCTAG